The following are encoded together in the Citrus sinensis cultivar Valencia sweet orange chromosome 1, DVS_A1.0, whole genome shotgun sequence genome:
- the LOC102617529 gene encoding F-box/kelch-repeat protein At3g23880-like: MSNLPDDVLIEVLSRLPVKSLLRFKCACKQWLSLISDPGFALLQYKRTARNSPPKILLSKRSLYSKDSPLRSFDCSTTSLHDQRALTRLHFPFIRPDSMVRFIGSCHGLICLALDNYREIFIWNPSTGAYTKLPADPDATYDYDIVKYGFGYDSSTNGYKVMFYFQEIDHKREDNLQDDNSRCIDIQGIVFTAKTNSWKKVEHSFGSIHCCCEARNLQGRPMGTLVNESLHWLTNNQCEFGMFGITAFDLATDKFSRVPKPDFDYAHQAMGLGVVGGRLCLLALGANVELWVMKEYGVKCSWQKHYCLGISISADDYGNWAALILSQCCVGCGEDDSITMTLKVGENKFMIRYNPNQEMKLEQLMIATSEEIYTHFAEIEEIDYLESLISPPGSKTLISSQQASSILSVYKKTIYEFVLRVFTIFMMLFRSYSNKVV; encoded by the coding sequence ATGTCAAATCTCCCTGACGACGTCTTGATTGAGGTGCTTTCAAGATTGCCCGTCAAGTCTCTGCTGCGTTTCAAGTGTGCGTGCAAGCAATGGCTCTCTCTGATTTCCGATCCCGGATTCGCCTTACTGCAGTACAAACGTACCGCCAGAAACAGTCCTCCCAAAATCCTCCTATCAAAGCGTTCTCTTTATTCTAAGGATTCTCCTCTTCGGTCTTTCGACTGTTCAACGACGTCTTTACATGATCAACGTGCGTTGACAAGACTGCATTTTCCCTTCATCAGACCGGATAGTATGGTTCGATTTATCGGCTCGTGCCACGGCTTGATTTGCTTAGCTCTCGACAACTATCGagagatttttatttggaatCCCTCCACCGGTGCTTATACAAAGTTACCAGCTGATCCTGACGCGACGTATGATTACGATATAGTCAAGTACGGTTTCGGATACGATTCATCCACTAATGGTTATAAGGTTATGTTCTATTTTCAGGAAATAGATCATAAAAGGGAGGATAACTTGCAAGATGATAATAGCAGGTGTATTGACATACAAGGTATCGTTTTTACGGCAAAAACCAATTCTTGGAAAAAGGTCGAACACAGTTTCGGCAGTATTCATTGCTGTTGTGAAGCTAGAAACTTGCAGGGACGACCGATGGGGACCCTAGTGAATGAAAGTCTCCACTGGTTGACAAACAATCAATGTGAATTTGGGATGTTTGGGATTACTGCTTTTGATTTAGCCACGGACAAGTTCTCTCGGGTGCCGAAACCTGATTTTGATTATGCTCATCAAGCGATGGGATTGGGAGTCGTTGGCGGTCGCCTCTGCTTACTCGCACTGGGCGCGAACGTTGAGTTATGGGTGATGAAAGAATACGGAGTGAAGTGTTCTTGGCAAAAACATTATTGTCTTGGAATTTCTATAAGTGCGGATGATTATGGTAATTGGGCTGCATTGATACTGTCGCAGTGTTGTGTAGGCTGCGGTGAGGATGATAGCATAACAATGACACTCAAAGTTGGGGAGAATAAATTCATGATAAGGTATAATCCCAATCAAGAAATGAAACTTGAACAGTTGATGATTGCCACTAGTGAAGAAATTTATACCCATTTTGCGGAAATAGAAGAAATTGATTACTTAGAGAGCCTGATCTCGCCCCCTGGCTCTAAAACTCTGATCTCGTCCCAGCAAGCTTCTTCTATTCTATCAGTATATAAGAAGACCATATATGAGTTTGTTTTGCGagtttttactattttcatGATGCTTTTTCGTTCATATAGCAATAAAGTAGTATAA